One part of the Nocardioides zeae genome encodes these proteins:
- a CDS encoding ACT domain-containing protein: MPFLLRVELPDVPGSLGRVASAIGEAGADIEAIEIVEHRPDGTAVDDVLLEMAPGAMPDSIVSACNRLDGVRVVWISRYAAGGNLFLDLEAVEELTAHPAEALDRVVDLLPVTFRADWAARVRRVDAPGCHDSTKIVHATGAAPGTVGWFAVDRVARVEQPDDDVNVLCAVPLARTGSGRAEQIVVGRRGGPEFLESELARMGHLVALAVSITRPG, translated from the coding sequence ATGCCCTTCCTGCTGCGGGTGGAGCTGCCCGACGTGCCGGGGTCGCTGGGCCGGGTGGCCTCCGCGATCGGTGAGGCGGGCGCCGACATCGAGGCCATCGAGATCGTCGAGCACCGTCCCGACGGCACCGCGGTCGACGACGTGCTCCTCGAGATGGCCCCCGGGGCGATGCCCGACTCGATCGTCTCGGCCTGCAACCGCCTCGACGGGGTCCGGGTGGTGTGGATCAGCCGGTACGCCGCGGGCGGCAACCTCTTCCTCGACCTCGAGGCCGTCGAGGAGCTGACGGCGCACCCCGCCGAGGCGCTGGACCGGGTCGTCGACCTGCTGCCGGTGACGTTCCGGGCGGACTGGGCGGCGCGGGTACGTCGCGTCGACGCCCCCGGCTGCCACGACAGCACCAAGATCGTCCACGCCACCGGGGCCGCGCCCGGCACGGTCGGCTGGTTCGCGGTCGACCGCGTGGCGCGGGTCGAACAGCCGGACGACGACGTCAACGTGCTCTGCGCCGTCCCGCTCGCGCGCACCGGCAGCGGCCGCGCGGAGCAGATCGTCGTCGGTCGGCGCGGCGGCCCGGAGTTCCTCGAGTCCGAGCTGGCCCGCATGGGCCACCTCGTCGCGCTCGCGGTCTCGATCACGCGCCCGGGCTGA
- a CDS encoding NAD(P)H-binding protein, giving the protein MAATSDSTGAKRRTLTVLVTGASGFIGHRLVPALVAEGHDVRAMTRHPEDYDGKGTPVYGDVADPGSLAEPLTGVDVAYYLVHSLDDDDFEEKDASAARAFGQAAAALGVRQIIYLGGLGSDDEELSPHLRSRREVEHLLAESGVPVTTLRAAIVVGHGGISWEITRQLVDKLPAMVAPRWVKTRTQPIAVDDVVRYLAGVADREEALDRAFEIGGPDRLDYLGMLREAAKISKGHAPPIVPVPVLSPRLSSRWLALVTTVDATTGRNLVDSMGVEVVVTDHSIRDIVPGEPLTYAEAVRRALAEREAEEAEGKAGAER; this is encoded by the coding sequence GTGGCTGCGACCAGCGATTCCACCGGCGCCAAGCGCCGAACCCTGACCGTGCTCGTGACCGGTGCGTCCGGCTTCATCGGGCACCGGCTCGTGCCTGCGCTCGTCGCGGAGGGGCACGACGTCCGGGCGATGACCCGGCACCCCGAGGACTACGACGGCAAGGGCACCCCGGTGTACGGCGACGTCGCCGACCCCGGGTCGCTCGCGGAGCCCCTGACCGGGGTCGACGTGGCCTACTACCTCGTGCACTCCCTCGACGACGACGACTTCGAGGAGAAGGACGCGTCCGCAGCCCGGGCGTTCGGGCAGGCGGCGGCCGCGCTCGGCGTCCGCCAGATCATCTACCTGGGCGGTCTGGGCTCCGACGACGAGGAGCTGTCGCCCCACCTGCGCTCGCGTCGCGAGGTCGAGCACCTGCTCGCCGAGAGCGGGGTGCCCGTCACCACGCTGCGCGCCGCGATCGTCGTCGGCCACGGCGGCATCTCCTGGGAGATCACCCGCCAGCTCGTCGACAAGCTGCCCGCCATGGTGGCGCCCCGCTGGGTCAAGACCCGCACGCAGCCCATCGCGGTGGACGACGTCGTGCGCTACCTCGCCGGCGTCGCCGACCGCGAGGAGGCGCTCGACCGGGCCTTCGAGATCGGCGGCCCCGACCGGCTCGACTACCTGGGGATGCTCCGCGAGGCGGCCAAGATCTCGAAGGGCCACGCGCCGCCGATCGTGCCCGTCCCCGTGCTGTCGCCCCGCCTGTCGTCACGCTGGCTGGCCCTCGTCACCACCGTCGACGCCACGACCGGTCGCAACCTCGTCGACTCGATGGGCGTCGAGGTGGTCGTCACCGACCACTCGATCCGCGACATCGTGCCCGGCGAGCCGCTGACCTACGCGGAGGCCGTCCGTCGCGCCCTGGCCGAGAGAGAGGCCGAGGAGGCGGAGGGGAAGGCAGGGGCCGAGCGCTGA
- a CDS encoding UvrD-helicase domain-containing protein produces MSADDLTPPELTPFDVLGPLPQGTTLLEASAGTGKTWTIGALVARYVAEGHARLDELLVVTFGRAASQELRQRVRAQLVDVASALAATLARHEPTSEPTSEPTSEPTSEPTSEPTSGAEGVVDEVVALLCTGDRATLRARHARVSSALAHFDGATIATIHQFCQQVLRSLGVAGDTDPSARLVEDVADVRDEVVDDLYLRGFVDEEAPVFSVADARRLGAAAVGDPQAALVPEHPAEGTPALRRVRFARAVRAEVERRKRRAGLLGYDDLLSQLATALEEPGAAARTRMRQRWRVVLVDEFQDTDPVQWQVFDRAFSGHATMVLIGDPKQAIYAFRGGDVATYLEAAATATTHQTLATNWRSDRALVDATNRLLEGTALGDDRIVVRPVAAHHTAARLSGAPSDAPFRLRVVRRTDVSRVTRQGRGLRMDQVRPHVDTDCARDVAALLASGAQWDGRRLQAGDVAVLAHTRRQLGAVRDALAEVGVRAVFAGGGSVFATPAAEEWRTLLSAVDAPHRSLLVRAAALTSFFPDTPASLAAEGDRATDRTADALRRWSVLLARRGVAAVFEAAQRGGLAARVLSRVEGERHLTDLRHLAEALHAASRGEARGGGDRARGEALGPAGLVAWLEHEMREGASDGVDERTRRLDSDLAAVQLVTIHGSKGLQYPVVYLPWLSDRYVSEPAVPLFHLPPDERGHRRRAIDVGGESGPHWRRSCEEHQAEDAGESLRLLYVAATRAQSQVVAWWAPTNNTAGSPLHRVLFGRTRGVATVPPTAPLPSDDDAQARLAALEAAGGPVLERALPAPAPDRPAAAPPPPLAVRPFDRDVDLGWRRTSYSALAAGGSATGGHEPVLPPTSEPEVVPRDDEPDTGTPPPAPDAGGETVGGEIVGDLVSPMADLPVGATFGSLVHAVLEHADLTAPDAPERVAALVTEQRAWWPVPDLDEDALVEALLAVAASPLGPLAGGRTLATVAPADSLRELDFELPLSGGDLARSTGTGAAGTGGVVLGDLAPVLRAHLPEGDPVRSYAAVLDADATLAEQPLRGYLGGSVDVLLRLRGAGAEGADRYVVVDYKTNWLGPHGDDAPPLRASTYRPEAMEAAMAGSDYPLQALLYAVVAHRFLRWRLRDYDPEVHLGGVLYLYLRGMCGPATPLVDGQPCGVFAWVPPVPLVEAVSALLDGGDDR; encoded by the coding sequence GTGAGCGCCGATGACCTGACGCCGCCGGAGCTCACGCCGTTCGACGTGCTCGGCCCGCTGCCCCAGGGCACGACCCTGCTCGAGGCCAGCGCCGGCACCGGCAAGACCTGGACGATCGGTGCCCTCGTCGCCCGGTACGTCGCGGAGGGCCACGCCCGTCTCGACGAGCTGCTCGTCGTCACGTTCGGACGGGCCGCCAGCCAGGAGCTGCGCCAGCGGGTGCGGGCCCAGCTGGTCGACGTGGCGTCCGCTCTGGCGGCGACGCTCGCGCGCCACGAGCCCACGAGCGAACCCACGAGCGAACCCACGAGCGAACCCACGAGCGAACCCACGAGCGAGCCCACGAGCGGCGCCGAGGGGGTCGTGGACGAGGTCGTCGCCCTGCTCTGCACGGGCGACCGAGCGACGCTCCGCGCCCGCCACGCCCGGGTCAGCAGCGCCCTGGCGCACTTCGACGGCGCCACCATCGCGACGATCCACCAGTTCTGCCAGCAGGTGCTGCGCAGCCTCGGCGTCGCGGGCGACACCGACCCGTCGGCCCGCCTGGTGGAGGACGTCGCCGACGTCCGCGACGAGGTGGTCGACGACCTCTACCTGCGGGGCTTCGTCGACGAGGAGGCACCGGTCTTCTCGGTCGCGGACGCCCGCCGCCTGGGTGCCGCCGCCGTCGGCGACCCGCAGGCAGCCCTCGTCCCGGAGCACCCCGCGGAGGGCACGCCCGCCCTGCGCCGGGTGCGGTTCGCGCGCGCCGTCCGGGCCGAGGTGGAGCGCCGCAAGCGGCGGGCGGGGCTGCTGGGCTACGACGACCTCCTCAGCCAGCTCGCCACCGCCCTCGAGGAGCCGGGTGCCGCGGCGCGCACCCGGATGCGGCAGCGCTGGCGCGTCGTGCTCGTCGACGAGTTCCAGGACACCGACCCGGTGCAGTGGCAGGTCTTCGACCGCGCGTTCTCGGGCCACGCCACGATGGTGCTCATCGGCGACCCCAAGCAGGCCATCTACGCGTTCCGCGGGGGTGATGTCGCGACGTACCTCGAGGCGGCCGCGACCGCCACCACCCACCAGACCCTCGCGACCAACTGGCGCTCCGACCGTGCTCTCGTGGACGCCACGAACCGGTTGCTCGAGGGCACGGCGCTGGGCGACGACCGCATCGTCGTGCGTCCCGTGGCCGCCCACCACACGGCCGCGCGGCTGAGCGGGGCGCCGTCGGACGCGCCGTTCCGCCTGCGGGTGGTGCGGCGCACCGACGTCAGCCGGGTGACCCGGCAGGGACGCGGCCTGCGCATGGACCAGGTGCGGCCCCACGTCGACACCGACTGCGCGCGCGACGTGGCGGCCCTGCTCGCCTCGGGCGCGCAGTGGGACGGGCGCCGCCTCCAGGCCGGCGACGTGGCGGTCCTGGCCCACACCCGTCGTCAGCTCGGCGCCGTGCGCGACGCCCTCGCCGAGGTCGGCGTGCGCGCGGTCTTCGCGGGTGGCGGCAGCGTCTTCGCGACCCCCGCCGCAGAGGAGTGGCGCACGCTCCTCAGCGCCGTCGACGCGCCCCACCGCTCGCTGCTCGTGCGGGCGGCCGCGCTCACCTCGTTCTTCCCCGACACCCCGGCCTCGCTCGCCGCGGAGGGCGACCGCGCGACCGACCGCACGGCCGACGCGCTGCGCCGCTGGTCGGTGCTGCTCGCCCGTCGCGGTGTGGCCGCGGTCTTCGAGGCGGCCCAGCGGGGCGGCCTGGCGGCCCGCGTGCTGTCCCGCGTCGAGGGGGAGCGCCACCTGACCGACCTGCGCCACCTCGCCGAGGCGCTGCACGCGGCGTCCCGGGGCGAGGCGCGGGGCGGCGGCGACCGCGCTCGCGGGGAGGCCCTCGGCCCGGCGGGCCTCGTGGCGTGGCTCGAGCACGAGATGCGGGAGGGGGCGAGCGACGGGGTCGACGAGCGCACCCGGCGGCTCGACAGCGACCTGGCGGCCGTGCAGCTCGTGACGATCCACGGGAGCAAGGGCCTGCAGTACCCGGTGGTCTACCTGCCCTGGCTCAGCGACCGCTACGTCTCCGAGCCCGCCGTCCCGCTCTTCCACCTGCCCCCCGACGAGCGGGGGCACCGTCGTCGCGCGATCGACGTCGGTGGCGAGTCGGGACCGCACTGGCGGCGCAGCTGCGAAGAGCACCAGGCGGAGGACGCGGGGGAGTCGCTGCGGCTCCTGTACGTCGCGGCCACGCGCGCACAGTCCCAGGTCGTCGCCTGGTGGGCGCCGACGAACAACACGGCGGGGTCCCCGCTGCACCGGGTGCTGTTCGGCCGCACGCGCGGTGTCGCGACGGTGCCGCCCACGGCGCCCCTGCCGAGCGACGACGACGCCCAGGCCCGCCTGGCCGCGCTCGAGGCCGCCGGGGGGCCGGTGCTCGAGCGGGCGCTGCCGGCTCCGGCGCCGGACCGCCCGGCCGCCGCTCCGCCGCCCCCGCTCGCGGTGCGCCCCTTCGACCGCGACGTCGACCTCGGCTGGCGCCGCACGTCGTACTCCGCCCTGGCCGCGGGAGGCAGCGCGACCGGGGGTCACGAGCCTGTGCTCCCGCCGACCAGCGAGCCCGAGGTCGTGCCGCGGGACGACGAGCCCGACACCGGGACGCCGCCACCGGCTCCGGACGCCGGCGGCGAGACCGTCGGCGGCGAGATCGTCGGCGACCTCGTCTCACCGATGGCGGACCTGCCGGTCGGCGCGACCTTCGGGTCGCTGGTGCACGCCGTGCTGGAGCACGCCGACCTCACGGCCCCCGACGCGCCGGAGCGGGTGGCTGCCCTCGTGACCGAGCAGCGCGCCTGGTGGCCGGTGCCCGACCTCGACGAGGACGCACTGGTGGAGGCCCTCCTCGCCGTCGCGGCCTCCCCGCTGGGTCCGCTGGCCGGCGGCCGCACGCTCGCGACCGTCGCGCCCGCCGACTCCCTGCGCGAGCTCGACTTCGAGCTCCCGCTGTCGGGGGGCGACCTCGCCCGGAGCACCGGCACCGGAGCAGCCGGCACAGGCGGCGTGGTGCTCGGCGACCTCGCGCCGGTCCTGCGGGCGCACCTCCCGGAGGGTGACCCCGTCCGCAGCTACGCCGCGGTGCTCGACGCCGACGCGACGCTGGCGGAGCAGCCGTTGCGGGGCTACCTGGGGGGATCGGTGGACGTGCTGCTCCGGCTGCGCGGAGCGGGCGCGGAGGGCGCGGACCGCTACGTCGTCGTCGACTACAAGACGAACTGGCTGGGTCCGCACGGGGACGACGCACCCCCGCTCCGGGCCTCGACCTACCGGCCCGAGGCGATGGAGGCGGCCATGGCGGGGAGCGACTACCCGCTGCAGGCCCTGCTGTACGCCGTGGTGGCCCACCGGTTCCTGCGCTGGCGGCTGCGCGACTACGACCCGGAGGTCCACCTGGGCGGCGTGCTCTACCTCTACCTGCGCGGGATGTGCGGACCGGCCACGCCCCTCGTCGACGGGCAGCCGTGCGGCGTCTTCGCCTGGGTCCCGCCCGTCCCGCTCGTCGAGGCGGTCAGCGCGCTGCTCGACGGGGGTGACGACCGATGA
- a CDS encoding CPBP family glutamic-type intramembrane protease, with protein MVAGAVVLALMLRFDPGSVGFYACTVALAAVWAAGAFLAGPVHLGRTGRAPGRRPLLVPFGIGVGLIALFVVGGLVVREVPLLEPLDRAVRHVVAYTGDGVAPGLVVVTAVAGICEELFFRGALYDAVRRHPVLVTAAVYVVATAATGNIMLAFAAALLGVVTALQRRATGGVLAGCITHVTWSVGMLFILPMLFPSA; from the coding sequence GTGGTGGCGGGCGCCGTCGTGCTCGCCCTCATGCTGCGGTTCGACCCCGGCTCGGTGGGGTTCTACGCCTGCACCGTGGCGCTCGCCGCGGTGTGGGCCGCCGGGGCCTTCCTCGCCGGGCCCGTCCACCTGGGCCGCACCGGACGGGCGCCCGGGCGCCGGCCGCTCCTCGTCCCGTTCGGGATCGGGGTCGGGCTGATCGCGCTGTTCGTCGTCGGCGGCCTGGTCGTGCGGGAGGTCCCGCTCCTCGAACCCCTCGACCGGGCCGTGCGCCACGTCGTGGCCTACACCGGCGACGGTGTCGCCCCCGGTCTCGTCGTGGTCACCGCCGTCGCGGGCATCTGCGAGGAGCTGTTCTTCCGGGGTGCCCTCTACGACGCCGTCCGCCGCCACCCCGTGCTCGTGACCGCGGCCGTCTACGTCGTCGCGACCGCCGCCACCGGCAACATCATGCTGGCCTTCGCGGCGGCCCTGCTGGGGGTCGTGACCGCCCTGCAGCGGCGGGCCACCGGCGGGGTGCTCGCCGGCTGCATCACCCACGTGACGTGGTCGGTCGGGATGCTCTTCATCCTGCCGATGCTGTTCCCGTCGGCGTAG
- a CDS encoding ATP-binding cassette domain-containing protein, whose product MLEPGERVAVVGASGAGKSTLGQIVAGRIAPTAGTVRLGDVPVAVHGVAARPPVVIVTQEVHVFAGTVRDNLTLADPDAPDERLWEVLEHLGSAGWVRALGGLDVVVGEGATALTPAQAQHLALARVELADPQVVVLDEATAEAGSSGARDLERAAARVVQRRTALTIAHRLTQAEAADRVVVMDGGRVVEVGTPAELVASGGHYARLSAAWHA is encoded by the coding sequence GTGCTCGAGCCCGGTGAGCGCGTCGCGGTCGTGGGCGCCAGCGGCGCCGGCAAGTCGACGCTCGGGCAGATCGTCGCCGGGCGCATCGCCCCCACCGCCGGCACCGTGCGCCTCGGCGACGTGCCGGTCGCCGTGCACGGCGTCGCCGCGCGGCCCCCCGTCGTCATCGTGACCCAGGAGGTGCACGTGTTCGCGGGCACCGTGCGCGACAACCTCACGCTGGCGGACCCCGACGCCCCCGACGAGCGCTTGTGGGAGGTGCTCGAGCACCTCGGCTCCGCCGGCTGGGTGCGGGCCCTCGGCGGGCTCGACGTCGTGGTCGGCGAGGGCGCCACCGCGTTGACGCCCGCCCAGGCGCAGCACCTCGCGCTCGCCCGTGTCGAGCTCGCCGACCCGCAGGTGGTCGTGCTCGACGAGGCCACCGCCGAGGCCGGCTCGTCCGGCGCCCGCGACCTGGAGCGGGCGGCCGCGCGGGTGGTCCAGCGGCGTACCGCCCTGACGATCGCCCACCGCCTCACGCAGGCCGAGGCCGCCGACCGGGTGGTCGTCATGGACGGCGGCCGCGTCGTCGAGGTGGGCACGCCGGCCGAGCTGGTCGCGTCGGGCGGGCACTACGCGCGGCTGTCGGCGGCCTGGCACGCCTGA
- a CDS encoding NAD-dependent deacylase, translated as MRIVVLTGAGISAESGVPTFRDSDGLWEGHRVEDVATPEAYEMQPGVVQAFYDARRAALALVHPNPAHEALARLEEHLGDDFLLVTQNIDDLHERAGTKRLIHMHGELKKALCRSCGKRSEWLGELSDLPPCPACGSCELRPDVVWFGEIPYRMQEIEDALAEADLFVSIGTSGAVYPAAGFVQVARAYGAHTLELNLVPSEGRSMFHEARHGKAGQIVPTWVEEQVLR; from the coding sequence ATGCGCATCGTGGTGCTGACGGGAGCGGGCATCTCCGCCGAGTCGGGCGTGCCGACGTTCCGCGACTCCGACGGCCTCTGGGAGGGGCACCGGGTCGAGGACGTGGCGACCCCGGAGGCCTACGAGATGCAGCCCGGGGTGGTGCAGGCGTTCTACGACGCCCGACGCGCGGCCCTCGCGCTCGTCCACCCCAACCCGGCCCACGAGGCGTTGGCCCGCCTCGAGGAGCACCTCGGCGACGACTTCCTCCTCGTCACGCAGAACATCGACGACCTCCACGAGCGCGCCGGCACGAAGCGCCTCATCCACATGCACGGCGAGCTGAAGAAGGCCCTGTGCCGGTCGTGCGGCAAGCGCAGCGAGTGGCTCGGGGAGCTGTCCGACCTGCCGCCGTGCCCCGCGTGCGGCTCGTGCGAGCTGCGGCCCGACGTGGTGTGGTTCGGCGAGATCCCCTACCGGATGCAGGAGATCGAGGACGCGCTGGCCGAGGCCGACCTGTTCGTCTCGATCGGCACGTCGGGCGCGGTCTACCCGGCGGCCGGGTTCGTGCAGGTGGCGCGGGCCTACGGCGCCCACACCCTCGAGCTCAACCTCGTGCCCTCCGAGGGGCGCTCCATGTTCCACGAGGCCCGCCACGGCAAGGCCGGCCAGATCGTGCCGACGTGGGTCGAGGAGCAGGTGCTGCGATGA
- a CDS encoding polysaccharide deacetylase family protein, with product MSRRALVALLAVGALVTGCSDDVATEPDQPHELAPSQPPVDTTAVTVDGYPAVVDPSVLEDVPAASTVTVTEQQGEVHVTWPRLGIAALDAELDRLGADEVAAFRPTVASAPEDSELNGTWSFVGSSGDMVGVLTDTFRLAEGSSVETWQTTWYDAAAGTVVPNGALVDDPAALAEDVTEALDGQPAVDVDLLATALTTGVPVLGFTENGELFVGFDEGQISPAHTGRVSVVLTLDQTDDLLSDLGEVAQASLVDPTLPPGAVDPGAVDPGAVDPGAEETEGAEDTEDRATSTPPVDTGDVDCAVQQCVALTFDDGPGAGTPALLDALGTLDAPATFFVLGQQVATYPGVTAAIAAAGHELGVHTWDHRNLTRLPLTEVDRELARTVTVVEDVVDQTPTLFRPPYGATDERVRTRADAAGLSEVLPTVDPDTLAGLAPAALVERVVAGAEAGGIVVLPDTATTSAATVTAIVTGLRQRGFTLVTASRLLDSTGDAEDGDGPGDTETTG from the coding sequence ATGTCCCGTCGCGCCCTCGTCGCGCTGCTCGCCGTGGGCGCGCTCGTGACCGGCTGCTCCGACGACGTCGCCACCGAGCCCGACCAGCCCCACGAGCTCGCACCGTCGCAGCCGCCCGTCGACACGACGGCCGTCACCGTCGACGGCTACCCGGCCGTGGTCGACCCCTCCGTGCTCGAGGACGTGCCCGCCGCGTCGACGGTCACCGTCACCGAGCAGCAGGGCGAGGTGCACGTGACGTGGCCGCGGCTCGGCATCGCCGCGCTGGACGCCGAGCTCGACCGGCTCGGAGCGGACGAGGTGGCCGCGTTCCGCCCCACCGTGGCGTCGGCCCCCGAGGACTCCGAGCTCAACGGCACCTGGAGCTTCGTCGGGTCGTCCGGCGACATGGTCGGCGTGCTCACCGACACCTTCCGCCTCGCCGAGGGCAGCTCGGTGGAGACGTGGCAGACGACCTGGTACGACGCGGCCGCCGGCACCGTCGTCCCCAACGGCGCGCTCGTCGACGACCCCGCGGCGCTCGCCGAGGACGTCACCGAGGCCCTCGACGGCCAGCCGGCGGTGGACGTCGACCTGCTCGCCACCGCCCTCACGACCGGCGTGCCCGTGCTCGGGTTCACCGAGAACGGGGAGCTGTTCGTCGGCTTCGACGAGGGCCAGATCTCGCCTGCCCACACCGGTCGGGTGAGCGTCGTGCTCACGCTCGACCAGACGGACGACCTGCTCTCCGACCTCGGCGAGGTCGCCCAGGCGTCGCTCGTCGACCCCACCCTGCCCCCGGGCGCCGTCGACCCGGGCGCCGTCGACCCCGGCGCCGTCGACCCCGGTGCGGAGGAGACGGAGGGCGCGGAGGACACCGAGGACCGGGCCACCTCGACCCCGCCGGTGGACACCGGTGACGTCGACTGCGCCGTGCAGCAGTGCGTGGCCCTCACCTTCGACGACGGCCCCGGCGCCGGCACGCCCGCGCTCCTCGACGCGCTCGGCACGCTCGACGCGCCGGCCACCTTCTTCGTGCTGGGGCAGCAGGTCGCGACGTACCCGGGCGTCACCGCCGCCATCGCCGCCGCCGGCCACGAGCTCGGCGTCCACACGTGGGACCACCGGAACCTGACCCGCCTCCCGCTCACCGAGGTCGACCGCGAGCTCGCCCGCACGGTCACCGTGGTGGAGGACGTCGTGGACCAGACGCCGACGCTGTTCCGGCCGCCGTACGGCGCGACCGACGAGCGGGTCCGCACGCGCGCGGACGCCGCCGGGCTCAGCGAGGTGCTGCCGACGGTCGACCCCGACACGCTCGCCGGCCTCGCGCCCGCGGCGCTCGTCGAGCGGGTCGTCGCCGGCGCCGAGGCCGGCGGGATCGTCGTGCTCCCCGACACCGCCACCACGAGCGCGGCGACCGTGACCGCCATCGTCACCGGGCTGCGCCAGCGGGGCTTCACGCTCGTGACCGCGAGCCGCCTCCTCGACAGCACCGGAGACGCGGAGGACGGGGACGGCCCCGGGGACACCGAGACCACCGGCTGA
- the recD gene encoding exodeoxyribonuclease V subunit alpha encodes MSELFEPDGPHDHRIAAVAPEGLLRDLNHAGVLTAADVQVATRVGGLAVLADGRGAEHDLALLALALCVRSVRGGSVCLDLASVAASTEVPTGWTWPDHDAWCAAIDGSALVATGVLHRAGSLVHLDRYLREERQVADDLRLRERQPAPGVDLGLLEQGVTRVFPAPGDEEQRAAARHALTHRTTVLTGGPGTGKTTAVAGLLALLAEQAERGPGGRPPRVALAAPTGKAAARLTEAVAESARRFSPADQDRVARLVQGAPATTLHRLLGARPDSSVRFRHHRGNRLPHDVVVVDEASMLSLTLTARLLEAVRPDARLLLVGDPDQLASVEAGAVLADLVAGFGEQDGPVVRLRTSHRFGASIGTLAAALRDGDTDGPGDGAGEDAGVLGLLRGVRRAPGSPADPSEPVGFVDLAEPATEAALDEALRPLVLPMARAVRAAALAGDGAAALALLAEHRLLCAHRSGPAGVAAQNRRVEAWLAEEDPGVVPGGSYAGRPLLVSRNDPGLGLANGDTGVVVRAPDGSFRAVFATAGASRELALSRVGDVETMHALTIHKAQGSQAERITVLLPGPESRLLTRELLYTAVTRAQRSVCLVGSEEAIGAAVGRHVQRASGLRERLRATEGPG; translated from the coding sequence ATGAGCGAGCTCTTCGAGCCGGACGGTCCGCACGACCACCGGATCGCCGCGGTGGCGCCGGAGGGCCTCCTCCGCGACCTCAACCACGCGGGGGTGCTGACGGCGGCCGACGTGCAGGTGGCGACGCGCGTCGGCGGTCTCGCGGTGCTGGCCGACGGGCGCGGTGCGGAGCACGACCTGGCGCTGCTGGCCCTCGCGCTCTGCGTGCGGTCGGTCCGCGGCGGGTCCGTGTGCCTCGACCTGGCCAGCGTCGCGGCGTCGACGGAGGTGCCGACCGGCTGGACCTGGCCGGACCACGACGCCTGGTGCGCCGCGATCGACGGCAGTGCGCTGGTCGCGACGGGCGTGCTCCACCGCGCGGGGTCCTTGGTCCACCTCGACCGCTACCTGCGGGAGGAGCGTCAGGTTGCCGACGACCTCCGGCTGCGGGAGCGGCAACCGGCGCCCGGCGTCGATCTGGGCCTATTGGAGCAGGGGGTGACCCGGGTGTTCCCCGCCCCGGGGGACGAGGAGCAGCGCGCCGCGGCCCGGCACGCGCTGACCCACCGCACCACCGTGCTGACCGGCGGCCCCGGCACCGGCAAGACCACCGCGGTCGCCGGGCTACTCGCGCTCCTGGCGGAGCAGGCCGAGCGGGGTCCCGGTGGCCGCCCGCCCCGGGTCGCCCTGGCCGCGCCGACCGGCAAGGCCGCCGCGCGCCTGACGGAGGCGGTGGCCGAGTCGGCACGCCGCTTCTCACCGGCCGACCAGGACCGCGTCGCCCGGCTCGTGCAGGGGGCGCCCGCGACCACGCTCCACCGGCTGCTGGGCGCGCGGCCCGACTCGTCCGTGCGCTTCCGGCACCACCGGGGCAACCGCCTGCCCCACGACGTCGTGGTGGTCGACGAGGCCTCGATGCTGTCGCTCACGCTCACCGCCCGCCTGCTTGAGGCAGTGCGTCCGGACGCGCGGCTCCTGCTCGTCGGCGACCCCGACCAGCTGGCCTCCGTCGAGGCGGGCGCCGTGCTCGCGGACCTCGTGGCGGGTTTCGGTGAGCAGGACGGCCCGGTCGTGCGTCTGCGCACCTCCCACCGCTTCGGCGCCTCCATCGGCACCCTGGCCGCGGCGCTGCGCGACGGCGACACGGACGGCCCCGGCGACGGCGCCGGCGAGGACGCGGGCGTGCTGGGGCTGCTCCGCGGCGTACGGCGCGCGCCCGGGTCCCCGGCGGACCCGTCGGAGCCCGTCGGGTTCGTCGACCTGGCGGAGCCCGCGACGGAGGCGGCGCTCGACGAGGCGCTGCGACCGCTCGTGCTGCCCATGGCTCGGGCGGTACGGGCCGCCGCCCTCGCCGGGGACGGTGCGGCGGCGCTCGCGCTGCTGGCCGAGCACCGGCTCCTGTGTGCGCACCGGTCGGGTCCGGCCGGCGTGGCCGCGCAGAACCGGCGCGTCGAGGCGTGGCTGGCGGAGGAGGACCCGGGGGTGGTGCCCGGCGGTTCCTACGCGGGCCGTCCGCTCCTCGTCAGCCGCAACGACCCCGGTCTCGGCCTCGCCAACGGCGACACCGGCGTGGTGGTGCGGGCGCCGGACGGTTCGTTCCGCGCCGTCTTCGCCACGGCGGGCGCCTCCCGCGAGCTGGCGCTGAGCCGGGTGGGGGACGTGGAGACCATGCACGCCCTCACGATCCACAAGGCGCAGGGCAGCCAGGCGGAGCGGATCACGGTGCTGCTGCCCGGACCGGAGTCGCGACTGCTGACGCGGGAGCTGCTCTACACGGCGGTCACGCGGGCCCAGCGGTCCGTGTGCCTGGTGGGGTCCGAGGAGGCGATCGGCGCTGCCGTGGGGCGGCACGTGCAGCGCGCCAGCGGCCTCCGCGAGCGGCTCCGCGCGACCGAAGGACCCGGCTGA